The segment CCTTTGTATGCATTTGTTTTTAGGGTACGTTACATTGATAAAGTcatcattttcatatatatactTTGAAACTTATCGTGTCTCCATGAATTGCCACTGTCCTTTAAATCGTATCATGCTGGAACGTTTAATTTCCATGGAGCATTTAATTTCCTTAGAAATGTATACTATGTTTTCCACTGGTTTCAAAAATTagacatatataattttatttgatttatggTTGGGTTAACCTTAAAAATGGTTTTTGAACCTGATTTCTAATACTTGGATATTCTTTCAGATTCAAACCTTTACAAACACTAGGTATATTTTTCGAAATTgcaattttcttcctttttttttttttttttttttgtgttattggAAAACTTGTAATGTTACTTTGTGGATAtgaaattttttcctaaaattggGAGTTTAGACATGCTTTTGTAGtcactatatattttttttcgtTATTTTGTATCTCTTGAGAAAGTATTTGATAATGGAGCTTGAGAGTATTGTTTATGTGGATTTTAAAGGTTATCGTAGAGttctttttaaaaacaattaggATAAATGTTAAATTTCTAAATCCATGACTTCTTTGGTTTTAACTACTGGTGCTTTCTTACCattttggaaagtttttttttttttttttttttgacaaacgATAGTATTTAGACTTGTTTGAATATTTAACTATTCTCTAGGGTGTACGTAGTCTTTCCGTCTCATACACACATACCGAATTATTACATGGAGAAATCCATGATGGTGGCCCTAAGATGCGGGTAAGAAGTTTCGAATCCAGAGTCTTATAAATATCATAAGGTCTTAAGAATCACTTAATAAAGTGTATGCAATTTGTGTTTGTAAAATGCAATTTTAACCCTAGTTTGGACCTTGTGAAAAAGGAATATcccatgtgattttttttggttttaactattaatctaattttttattcaccAATCACAGTCGATCATATTACATACAGTTGTGGCAAAAACCGTAACAAAAAAGTTACATATCTAAATTTGTTGTTTGtatgataaataaattgaaatttccTTGATTTGCTTTACAGGCAGTAACAATGAGGAAATACGCTGCTCATCTCTCACTTACAACACTTGTTTGCTTCATAGGCACACTACAGTCTATAGTTGTCACTTTTGTTATGGAGCACAGGCACTCAGTTTGGACCATTGGATGGGACATGAATCTTCTAGCTGCTGCCTACGCtgtaagtctctctctctctctctggctcTCTCACTTTATCTCTACCCTATTAGGCTTTAGTGAttaattaaatatgtaattttcatGAACAGGGTATAGTGTCATCAAGCATTGCATACTATGTCCAAGGATTGGTCATGCAGAAAAGAGGACCTGTCTTTGTTACTGCCTTTAGCCCTCTGATGATGATCATTGTTGCTATGATGGGCTCTTTTATCCCTGCTGAATAGATTTATGTCGGAGGGTAGGTTTTCTTTACTCATATTTATCTcaataaaactatatatttatgtacaatttcccacaattaattaaaataacatttcaaaaatctcttcttcttcttcttcttttttttttttttttttttgttaaacaaaATTCGTTTTTGTCCAAAGAAACAAAGTTCCACTTTCATTTGTTTTCATGGATATATCACAGTCACCACACACAAAGACAAACTTAGTAGAGAGAATAATTGCAGTGGACTATACCACCCTGCcccaccaaaacaaaaaatgtttattttagttttaccaCTAAGGCACAAACTGATAAATATATCTACGTGTGATTCGGCCTTGTGGCTCTTATTCTACACTTGTGTTTGAAACTTGTGGAATCAAAGTGGTCATTTCAAGGATTATTAAGTTGCCCCATCTATATTCTTgattttaagaacaattataatttgaaatgacCTTTTGACTTTCTTGAAGTAAAGaggtaattataaaattttcacttgATTCTAAGTAGGGCATCTTGTGCTTAGAATGGCGAAGTGAAggaaaaaacctaaaacttaggaattttttttaagacaatgtcttttcttagttttaaaaatagtaaattacactATTaatccatttttgtttttttcacttaaaattatttaactaaaatataagagtattttagagagttttagaATTTGTGAGGATATTTTAGTACACAAAATGGTAAAACCTAAATAGGGGAATCCTATTATTAATTAGTAGTAGTTTCATCGCATGTGCCAAgtctctttatttatatatatatatatatatatatatatatatatttagtctcataatatatacttaaaatgatattattagtgatgtaaatttaaaatatatactttttaagAAAAGTCAACATTCCAGCTTCTCCCCATTTTTCGGCCATATTGGGAGGGCACAAAATGTAGGCCAGAAGGACTTGGTTTCTCTCACCCTTTGGcctatcctttttcttttcttttcttttcttttcttttcttttcctttttttctctcaaacaaTGAAAAAGActcactttctcttcttttccacTCAATCCAAACACACTGTTAATCTCACCCGAttctatctctttctttcttcttttttttttttttttttccttttctgccTGGTCgtatattacataaaatatagcttttaaaataaatagttgGAACAAAAGTACCATACTTACTTGCGCGTAATTGTTACAAATTGTTGGCCACTAAAAAGTGAAGTCGTGCCAGCAGACTTAAGTGAAAAACATGCGAGTTAGCAGacttaaaattataattgatttgaTTAGCAATTAAAgtgttaattattaattatgggCCATTGGCTGCTACGTTATGGGCCATTTCTTTGGAAACACCTTTAAAATAGCCTATTGCGAACCCAATGTAGTTGTTTTCTTCAATTGCCGAAGCTCTCACCTGTTATGCAttctcaagagtcaagacaggAATAAGGAACACATAGAAGAAATATTCTTCAACAGTTCAACTGACTTGAAATTTACATATTCTCACGTATGGGACAACAGAACATGACTTTCTCCAATATGAAGACATACTTTACAAACTTAGAATTGTACAAACGTGGCAAGATATCAGGTTCACCTCATTACTAACTTGGCCAATTTTGAAGTTCCATAAGTGCGGTAGCTGGCCTGGTCGTGACTCGTGAATGGTGAGCCTGCCGAACTGCAAGAGGCGACTCAGTGACTCACGGTCAGTTGTTGGTCACAGTCCACGGACTTAGGCGAGAGCGAGAGATACTGAGATAGAGCGTCTGAGAGATTTGAGCGGCGGAGAGTAGAAAAATGCTATTTATACTAGGCAGAAATCAGCAATCCTAAATCAAAACGACGCcgttttgaaatattttgttttttaattactaaGTGAAACTAATCGTTTTgtcaacaaaacacaaaacgtGAAAACACTTACAGAACGAAACAAAATATCGCTCTGCTCACTCCCGAGTCATTTCGTATCCATAAACTTTtcaatcaattattatttttcattttttaaaagagagTGGATGAATGAATTGTAGGATATTTAAGATAATCATAAACTTTAAATAAGAAACTAATACATGCGTCAtgctaaaaaaagaaagaaaaaaaaaaaactgatacaTCATCTTTATGGAATGTAAACATTGTTCTCCTTATGATAACCACACATAgcattctaaaaaaattaaaacaagcgAAATCGCTATATTGTGAACCAAAAGGCAGTATGACCATCAACTCAAATTTCACTTATCGTCATCCTTAGGGACCTCATTCAGATTGAAACTCACCACAGTTAAGACCAACAACTAGTACAGATAAGAACAACAAACACAACTTGAAAATACAAACTAATACATCATCTtattcagctaaaaaaaaaaaccctaatacaTTAACAGTCTACAAACCAAACACTACATCTTACGAGTACAGACGAGAAACTACAACttgaaaatacaaacaacaCACAGAcctaaacaaacacaaacaccgGCACAAATATTCTACAGATAAGACCAACAACTAGTACAGATAAgaacaacaaacacaaaatgCTGGCAAATCTTCAGGTGCAACTGCGTCTTGGGATGAGGTAAAAGGCAGTACATACCATCAACTCAAATTTCACTATCCTCATCCATAATTAGGGACCTTATTCAGATCCAAACTCTCCCAAGTTGGACCAGGCTTCAGTCCCTTCCATTGACGGTAGCGATGCGCCTTCATGTGGCCACATATAGCCCTTTCCTTGTCATAGGTTTTTCCGCAAAGGACACATTTATACGGAGGCACATTCAAATCAAGGGCGAGAGCTTTAGCCTTGACAATTTTACGCGGCTTACGATTAGGCAGCTGAGCCTGTGCTCCAATTATGGGCCTCTTGGTGTCTTCAGTCTTTGGCAAAGTTGATGCATTACGGCCGGCATTGACAGTCCCACGGTTGTGTTGCGTCTGGTTGGGAGGGAATTGGAAATCAGTAGGGTTTTCCATGGTGGTCTTCTTGTGTAATATGGTTACTTGAAAGAGTGCGAAGGGGGACTGCGAGAGGATTTTGGGGGCGGGGGGCTGCCCGGTATTTATAAACACATCATGCAGAGGGAGAAGAagaagttttgaaatttgatgGGAGTTGGGGTTCAAGTTTTGTCGACCGAATTTTCTAACGTCTTGTCGCTGTGCCTATTTGTAACACtaatcaaaagagagagagagagagagagagagagagaaagaagagaagttGTTTGTAAATACCGGAAGGGGTTTGATTGGGGCTTTTAGGGAGAAAAGGAAGCGCAAACTGTGTCTGGGACCCGtcagacagagagagagaaaagagtagTGAAAAGTGGGTCTGTGTGAAGAATAGGGAGGCCTAAATTTGACTTGAGGATTTCCTAGTGAGATGGGACTGAGATGGGACTTGAGGATTTCCTAGTGAGATGATTTCCTAGTGAGATGGGACTTGAGGATTATCTCACTAGGAAATCTATTTCTAATCCTCAAGTCACAATCTCACTAGGAAATCCTCTAGTCACAGAGAGAGAAGAATAGTGAAACACAGAGAGAGTAGCGAAAAGTGGGTCCCAGACCCACTCTGCGCTTCGTTTTGTGCCTAAAAACCCCAGTCAAACCCCCTCCTCAAAAGTGTGCCTATATGTGGAAATAacatataataacaaaaatgtgTCAAATCCATTTTCTAAAGTTTTCTTATACTCGCTTTAACTTTTCTCATTCATTTCTTGTTTATACGTGTACTATcgtacaataataataaaaaaaaaaatctaatttgttTGCATCAACTTTATCTTTGTCCTTATATACGTAATAGATaccattctcaaaaaaagagaaagaatgaaagaaaacatGAGAGCGACGGAGTTACGATTTTAGTTTAGAGGagcaaaattaaaagataatattaaaaatgaaattaatctaaaaaatattaatcaataataataataataataaaatatatatgaatatgaatatatttcatattattaaaataaataaacaaaaataaccgATTCATAActactaaaaaatttacaaactgatagagtaaaaatatatttaaaaatataatgaataaatgtttgaaataacagagagagagagagagattgtggCCGTGCCTATATGTGGGGAGTCCGTTtagattgaacttattgttattgaaaactaaaaactaaaaatactgtaacaaaataatttttaaatgtataaatagtgtcatgagatccatttttaatttgtttaatgcATAAACAGTGCTGCTACAGTGCGTAACCAGTGATTTTTATCTCTATACAGTAATTTCATGTGATTTTACTATTCATATGctgatattaaaaaataaaaaataaaaaaataaaaaaaggcgCTGAAACTTAAACGCGCAAAACACACAATCCAAACGGCCTCCATATATATTGTGtcgagagagagaagaagtgtGAAACACAGACAGAGCAGTGAAAAGTGGGTCCCAGACCCACTTTGTGCTTCCTTTTCTCCCTAAAAACCCCAATCAAACCCCTTCCTCAAAGTGAAAACTTTTTCACTTTGAGGAAGGGGTTTGATTGGGGCTTTTAGGCAATGTTGTCAATTTCGTACCGTTCCGGCTGATACGGccggaatataccgtaccggccAGTAATCCAGTATGCTTGACCCCCCtgtttcgtaccggaaaaaatactGGCCATACCGGTCTCGTACCGGCCGTACTGGCCAATTTCGGACAATACCGGCCGGTACCGAGTGTACCGGCCGGtatagaaaaaagttttttttttttttaggttttgtaatttttgaacttttGTTAGAaaagaatggtaacttatttgcattaacttattagtattatttgtttttttagtatgcaatggtaacttttaaactttctattttatttttttcccttttaattgatactaaagtttaaaaccatgaataattagttctgaattgagaaaatgttttatggtaaacttttatatttattataatatatatatatacaaacacatacatacatacatacatacatatatatatatatttataaatataaaaaatagcggtaaacccgaaacggtacaccggtattgaccggtatccgaaatatatcgtaccggtggccaaaccggtaTGGCCttcggtacggtattgacatccttgcTTTTAGGGAGAAAAGTAAGCGCAGTGTGCCTTACTTTTTTGAATGAGGTCCATATATATGTTATTTCCAATTGGTGGCTTcgaacatctctctctctctctctctctctatatatatatatatatatatatatgaatataaataaatggtTGTGATTTAAGCATTTGGGACAAACCATATCATGTCCACCCACATGAatagcaaaaactaaaaacacctCATTTGTGTACCATTAGccaagtaaaagaaaattaagaggCAAGAGCACTCTGTGTGTTTCACGacttaaaatagaaaaaaggcaacaacaaaaaatacacataataaaaacctgtaaaaaaaaaaaaggcttttaaAGGACAAAATGCACAAACCAAAAAAGATACTTAATAATTTTCACACAGTAAATGGACATGCTAAAAAGTAACCCACAAAATGGAGATGCTGTCCAATGAATCAATGATATACATGGTACACGGATGTTATCCACACACTGAAATCCAATAGAACAGATGAAGTTATATCATATGAAGTACTACTATTATTAACACAGTCAAAAGggaaaagacaacaaaaaagGAACCGCTAATAGAGGTTAGGTTGATTACATTTTGCTTTGTGAATTCACTAATGATCATCTGGATATTTTGTAGCAGACAATTGATGACCTTCATGGAAGAAAATCTTCACATTCTTAGTTGATCTTTTGAGCCTTTGAGAAGTCATTTCTACTTCAGAAGAAGGATGGTGATGGGGCAAAGTAGCGTAGCAATGGATTTGACTATGAGTTCAAAGCCAACCCAAATATCCAAGACAGGTTGTACTTAATACGCTCCGActaaatttttcactttttgatGTTCGGTAGTCGCTTTGTTTAGTttatatgtgaagcacacaaaaagattgataaatcCGTTTTCTGTACTCGTAATTAGAAAAGTTATAGTACTTTTCtcattcattttgtttattaaacaaagTCGTAGGCAATGGTTACAAACTTtacctatatttttttattagatgataatttttactataaataaatatacaactagattgcattttattattatttcttcaatgttggtaaaatttcaaaaatatttttttaaataaatacttatgtcttcaattaaattttaagtttttttaatcttaaattatatataaaaataagtttatagaataaataataaataatatttgatttgaacgaaatttgacatgtatattaagaatataaagaacatacaatttaataattaaattttttaaatacgTAGATATAGACGTATTAATTTTGTAATGATTGCAAGCGTACAATCTAATTTGTATGTGTACTATCtttagaattgaaaaaaaaaaaaaattaaaaattctagtTTGTATGCGCTTGTAAACTTCAACCTTATCTATACTAGATGGAGATACCCTTATCAAAAATACATGGAAATGTTGCTTGTTCAAATTTCTCTTAATGAGTTGTGTtaataaaaaggagaaaaaattattaaaaggtttgctaaaaagaatttaaaaattgctaaaaaaattattaaaaatggtaaacaattacaaaaaaaaaaaaaaaaaaaatttgttaacgAGCACCTTAGAGCTCCCCTTAACACAATCACAAATTATAAAAGttcccatgtttttttttttttttttgggtaatcaTAACCTGCCAATGCATACACTACATTGCCGGTCTGCCATCTGATGCACATGCATGGCTGTATCCAAAGTCTACTGAAGTAAAGTTGAAACTGGGTCACCAACCGTCAAAGCCAACCCAAATATCCATGACAGGCTGTACTTAATATCCAAGAGACTTTGGAAGTTAGCGAGGAAGACAGAGGAGAAAGTAAAGAATCGGGGAGTAATTCTGGTGACACAATTgtccaccaatcacaactcacCACGTGAACAAATTGCGCATAAAATTGTACAAATAATTGTGTCACCAGAATTTTCCTGTGATGGAaggaaagcaaaacaaacaagtgagagagagagaggaaataaattcaaaaaactgTGATACAGTGAGGTCAGAAGTAATGGTGTCATGACACGTGTGATAGGTCGTGTGGTTGTCGCCGTAGACATCCGTACAATAAttgattacaaaaaatattctctGTCAGAACCTATTAAGTATTACTTTAACAAAGGAATCTAGTGCTAAAAAAAATGCTTGGACTCCGAATAGCCACCGTTTTGTATCTAACATTATTCgtaaaagaaaatcataaattttactacaatttTCCGTTTAGTTGACTTTGATTGTCAAAGAAAGATTGGCTGCTAGCCTGCTACAACTAATAAACAgataaaatttatgtaaaataataaacaacCAATCAGatgtaataaataattaaaaaagtttgtgagcTTGCTGTAACTTTTTGACTtcttcataaataaaataatttttttttacttttaaaaatatatttaatttaaaagaaatgcTATCTAATGTCATTAAGGCATtaattaataatctatttaaagaaaatttttataggaaaaaaaaatttaatgtttcaaacagtttttttcatttctcataaaagtgatgtcaaaactttcttaaaataaattgttaactaATACTCTAAGGGCATCATTAGTATAacccttaatttaattaatttatccttATTCCTAACACGTAAGAGATGAAGATAAAATcgtaaaccaataaaaaaaataaaaaataaaaaataaaaacctacaGACTAAGAAATCCCCATTAGATAGTAGGAAGATACAACCAAAACTACTCCAAGTTGAAACGCTGCAACTTCTACCCTACTACCCGTACATTGAAACACTACTTCAATGAAATGTAATGTACCCGAATGATAGTTACAATGGGaagtaaaatgtaatttctcaCCCTCTACAAACAAAAACTTCCCAATAGTTGAACAtcttacaaacaaaaaatcttCCTAGTAGTTTGTTATGTGTACAGAGACTACTATTCCTATTTCAATTCCtaattgaaatagaattttggtCAGGTGGTTAGTGTACTCACAAACGTGTGTACAAGGATTCCTATTCCTACTCCTTTTCAAGTAGCTATTTCTTTGTATAAAAGCAGTGTGTGTGATTTAATTGAATAGAAGAGCAAAACACGTTGTAAAGCTaaaaggtgattttttttttttttttctttgagtgcTACGTCCATAGACACTTAGATAGTTGAAGTATTCACTTCCTTTTGTTGCACGGTCTCTGCATAAACTACAAACCttgctttattttattaaaaatgtatgAAGTTTTCTTCAAagcattttttttgtgttttggatgAAAAATCCAATataaattgacacaaaattcCTAGAAATTACAAAAATTGTTTAACGGCCTTTACACTAATTTCATTCTTGAAGTGTCCCCCAAAAACCTATGTAACACCTAGGTATATTCTTTGAAAAAGTTAACGTTTTTTTATCCATGTattatggctttttttttttttttttttttttttttgagaacttgTTTATGATTGCTAAATGTAGTGAAATTTTTAAGTACTCGCAAATGCATGAATTATACCGAAGTATAGTTTGATATGAACAAGGTCAAACCCACATATGAATTtagaaaaattaatcaaaccttAATTAAATTAATCCACTAACCACTCGAAAttcacaaatatattatttattgtgttATTTTGGTGTTTGAGCTATTTTCTTTTGACATCTCTTTGTactgtattttttcttttaatgaatgTCTTTCCTCTATCtgtgcaaaaaaataataataataaaaataacctcCATAGTTTGgttcctcttcctctttgcaaaataaaaactaatctCCAcagtttggtttcttttttcttttttcttttttttaattacaatacTGACAAGTAATTATATACTTGGAaccaaattgaaattaatttcatattatatGCACTAAATTCTAacgtggtaaaaaaaaattaaaataaaaaacatatgaAACAACCATGTATTTGTTTCAAtgtccaaaaaaagaaaacaaatttaagtcatataatttttgttttttataaatgCAGGGTGACTTTTTTAGTGGATTgcataaaggccaaagaatcatAATTTGGTGTTAGTTGAGTTCGGGTCTAAGTTAAAACTTGCATGCAATCATGCACAACTCCTTAGTGAttctt is part of the Quercus robur chromosome 9, dhQueRobu3.1, whole genome shotgun sequence genome and harbors:
- the LOC126699889 gene encoding WAT1-related protein At5g07050-like, whose product is MRKYAAHLSLTTLVCFIGTLQSIVVTFVMEHRHSVWTIGWDMNLLAAAYAGIVSSSIAYYVQGLVMQKRGPVFVTAFSPLMMIIVAMMGSFIPAE